Below is a window of Candidatus Eremiobacteraceae bacterium DNA.
ACCCTTATCGTGACGACGATCCAAGAGAAGAAGACCGCGATCGTCTGCGATCCTTGCCGAGCGTGAACCGCGCGAGGGCGTCGTCATAGCGGAAAAGAAGCGCACGGCGTGCTCGATGCGGTCATCACCGCCGGCGGGCGGCTATCGCCCGACGCGGCGGCGCGTTTCGGTTCCGACGTCAAAGCTCTCGTCCGCGTCAACGGCAAGCCGATGATCGCGACGGTCGTCGACGCACTTCGCGCGACGCCCGGCATCGGGCGGATCGCCGTCGTGGGGCCGTCAGCGGCGCGATCGGCGGCGCCCGGCGTCGATCAGTGGATCGACGAGTTTTCGACCGGCGAAGAGAACCTCATCGCTGCGGTCGGCGCGGCGCAGACCGAGCGCATCGTCATGTCGGCGTCGGACTTGCCGTTCGTCACGCCCGCGAGTTACGCGAGCCTCATCGAGAAGACGGGTCCCGATGTCGACGCGGGCTATCCGGTCTTCGGTCGCGACGAGTTCCTGCGGGCGTACCCGCGGGGCCGCAAGCATTTCGCCACGCTCGCGGACGGCGAGTGGACCGGCGCGAGCGCATTCGTGCTCAACCGCTCGCCCCTCGTCAAAGATGACCGGATGATCCGCCGCGCTTTTGGCGCGCGCAAGAGTTTGCTCGCGCTCGCTTTGCTGCTCGGGCCTGCGCTGCTCTTCAAGTTCCTCTTCAAGACGTTGACGCTTGCGGACGTCGAGCAGCGCGCGGGTGCATTGCTCGGCGCGAAGGTCCGAGCCGTTCGCGGCGCGGATCCGGCACTTGCCATGGATTGCGACGACCCGATCGATTTCGCGTACGCGCATGCGGAAGAAGCGAAGGTAGGCTGACGGATGGCGGCAGCGCTGAAACGTCTTGGTAGTCAAGCGGTCTTATCCGCGTTCTGGTTCGCCTGGGAAGTGCACTGGGCCGCGCTGCTCGGCGCGGCGATGCAGGCGCAGACTGCCCGCTTTGTCGCCCCGGGCGCGATCGGCACGGCGACCGCCATCTTGAGCGGTGCGGGCGCCGCATGCTCGATCGTCTCGCAGTACCTCGCCGGCCGCGCATCGGATAGAGCTGGGCGGAGGATCCCGTTCATCGTCGCGGGCACGCTGCTCGACGTCGTCGCGCTCTTCGGGTTCGCGCTGGCGCCGTCGTTCGTCTCGGTCGTGTTCGCCGTCTTCGCGGTCCAGATATCGCTCAACATCGCAGGCGGGCCGTATCAAGCGCTCATCCCCGACAAGGTCCCGCGATCGCGGCAGGGCGGCGCCTCAGCAGTCATGGCGTTCTATCGCCTCGCGGGCAACGCCGTCGGCCTGCTCGCTGCGAAGCGGCTCGTCGTCCAACCTGATCCTGACGTGCCCGCGGCGACGGTGACGCACGGGCTCATCATGCTCGCCATCGTCCTCTCCGTCGTCCTGCTGGCGGCGCTCGCAGTGACGCTCGTCGGCGTTCGCGACGAGCCCGCGCCGAAGGCCGACGATGCCGCATCGAAGCCGGCGGTAGCTTGGCCCGAGCGCGTCTCGTTCGTCTGGCTCGTCGTATCGCGATCACTCGTCAGCATGGGCCTCTACCTGATCTTGCCGTTCTTCGCGTTCTTCCTCCGGTTCGCGCTCCACGTGCAGTCGTATCTGCAGATGAGCCTTGGCGTTTTGCTCGCGATGGTCGGCTTCTCGATCATCGGAACCGTACCGGCGTATCTCTTGGCGGATCGCGTCTCGAAGAAAGCCGTCATGTTCGGCGCTTTGTTCGTGCTTGCGGCGGGTGCGGCCGTGCTCTCGCAACTGCAGAGCACGCAGTACGTCATCGCGGTCGCCATCGCACTCGGCATCGGCTGGGGCGCCTACTATGCGGTCGACTGGGCGCTGGCGTGCAATCTCTTGCCGGCCGGACGGGCCGGCGCCCTCATGGCGATCTGGAACATCGGCGCGTCGGGTCCGCAAGTACTGTCGCCGGCCGTCGGCGGCGTGCTCGTCGATAGGATCGGTGCCGCTGCGAACGATCCGGGCGCGGGGTATAGGCTCGTCTTCGAACTGCTGGCAGTCTACGTGATCTTGGGCGCCGTCGCGCTTGGTTTCGTTCGCGAGCCGAGCGGGGAGGGAAAGATATAGGTAGGCACAAAACGCCCCGCGCAACGGAAGGAGTAGTGCGCTGTGAAGAAATTGCTCGCGGTCTTGACCGTGGTGCTCGCATCAGGCGCGATCGTCGCCGCTTGTTCCGGTAGCTCGAGCTCGGACAACTCGTCATCCTCATCATCCGCCACCGCGGCCGCGACCGACATGTCGGCCGCAACGGCCGCGCCCATGACCAAGTCGACGCTGCCGATCCCGCTCGCGAAACTCAAGAGCATGACGGTCGCAAGCGGGAACGTCGCAGCCGGTAAGGCCGTCTTCGATTCGAACTGCATGAGCTGTCACGGCGCGGGCGCCAAGAACCAGGGTGGACCTGGCCCGACGCTCGCGGGAACGGGCATCAAGGCCGGACAGGTCGCCTTCATGGTGCGCAACCCGGCTGCAATCGATCCTGAGTCCGGCATGCCGAAACTCCCGATCACCGACAAGCAGCTGGCGGACGTTTCGGCCTACGTCGCATCGCTCAAGTAGCAGCGTAGCGATCGTCGCCCACATCGCAGGCCGCCCGGATAACACGGGCGGCCTGTTCGTCGAGCCTCACGGCGCGGGCCGTTGCAGGCGTCACGCTCCGATGCCGGTGAAGCGCAACGCGGGATGACCGTCAGCATCCATTGGTTTCGGCGCGACCTGCGCCTTCGTGACAACCCATCGCTCGCGGCTGCGAACGGGTCGTCCGAACGCGTCTACGGCGCATACGCGCTCGAGGACTTCGAGCCGCTCAACGATCGTCAGCGTGCCTTTGCAGCGGGCTGCATCAAGCAGCTGCGTTCGACGCTCGACAAGCGCGACGCAAGTCTGACCGTGCTCGAGGGCCGAGCGGCCGAGGCGCTGACGTCGATGGCGAAACGGCTTGGCGCCTCGGCGGTACACGTGGCGCGAGCATATTCCGGGCGCGAGTTCGCGCTGCAGCAAAAAATGGGGGAAACGCTCGGCGCGAGCGGGATCGCGTTCCACGTGCATCGCGGACACGCGGTCCAGGAGCCGGAGACGATCGCGGAGCGGAAGGCGGGCGGCGCGACGGGCTATCGAGTGTTCCCGCCCTTCTACGATATATGGAAGTCGATCGGGGTCGACTTCGCGACGCCCGAAAGCTCGTGCACCGCGCGCGATCCGTCGCCCGGTCCGTTGCCGGAGCCGCCGTCGCCGCTCGCGGTGCCGCCGGGAGAAGAAGCAGGCACGAATCAGCTGACGCGCTTCGTCTCCGCTCGGCTCGCGGACTACGCGGTCAACGGCGAATACCCGGCGCGCAACGCGACATCGGGCCTCGGCCCGTATCTACGTTTCGGATGCGTGAGTTCGCGGACGGTTTACCGCGCGGTCGCCGAACGCATGTCGCGCTCGTGGACGCTCGCGCAAGAGCGCATGTCTATGGAGGCGTATTTCCGCCGGCTCGCGCTCGCCGATTTCTTCACGCACCTCGCGAGCTTCGACCGGACGCTCCACGACGAGGCGCTGCAGGAGAAGATGCGTTCGTTCGGCTGGTCGACCGACGCCGGCAAGCTCGAAGCGTGGCTCGAGGGGCGCACCGGGTACCCGTTCGTCGACGCGGCGATGCGCCAGCTGCGCAAAGAGGGCCACGTCCATCAGCGCGCCGGCATCGCCGCGGCGTCATTCTGCTGCTTCGACCTCGGACTCGATTGGCGTGTGGGGCGCGACGCGTGGATGCGCGCATCGATCGAAGCGGACGAGGCGCTGTGCGACGGCAACTGGCAATGGATCGCCGGCGTCGGATCGGATCAAGCGGCGTATCCGAGGATCTACAATCCGGAGAAGCAGGCGCGGCATTTCGACGCGCAAGCCATGTACGTACGGCGCTACTGTCCGGAGCTGACGCGCTTGCCGACGCGAGCCGCGCTCGCGCCGTGGCAGCTCGAGCGGACGCAGCAAGTCGAGCTAGGGTTTTTCTCTCCCGACGACTATCCGCGTCCGATCGTCGATCACGAGGAGGCCGCGCGCGAATTCCTCGCCCGGTACGAAGCGCATCAGGCGAAGGCGGGCGGCTCTTGACGCCCCAGACGTAGGGCCTTGGACCGCGGACGCGGTTCGCTGAGGGAGGCATAGCCATCGCGAACGCAACCGCGCGGTCGAGCGTAAAGCTCGACCGCTCCACTCCGAGGCGACAAGAGCCGCCCGCTGACTGCGGCGGGCTACGCCGCGTACTTCGACGCGAGCTCCGCCGCGATCGGCACCTTGACGCTCTCGCCGCCGTACGCTTTGACGCCGAGATACAGGTCGATGAAGAACCAGATCGGCATTGCGAAGGGGAGGACGAGCGCGCTTTGCCACCCGATGACCGGGAAGTGCGAAGTCGCCGCGTAGATCGCGTATAGCCCGACGCCAAGCGCGTTGACGGCGAGCGATTGCACGACGTTGAAGCGCAGGAACTTCGAGCGCTGCGACTGCAGGAAGAGCACGATCATCGCGACCGGCCAAAGCGGGTAGCACAGGGCGGCGAGCAGCCGATCCTCTGGAGTCGGCGGCGCTTCGACGACCGTGACGCCGGCGCGCGGGGGCGCGGCGGTCTGCGCGGTTGCCGTGAACGTCGGCCGAGGATCGGTCTGCGTTCGAGCGCCGTTGCCGTTCGAACCGCCTTTGATCGCGGTGAGCACCGGTTGGCGCTGCGCCGCGCCCTTCATCGCTTGGCCAAGGCGGCAGCCGGGGCAAAGCGAGTCGACCGCGCAGTGCGTACAGATCTCGTGCCCGCAATCGCGACATAAGACGGCGGTGGGCACGGCGGGATGGTAATAGCAACCCATGGTCGTTGACGGCCTCCATCGACGCAAGGCATGCCGCGCGTCGCGGCATGCGTGTTTGCGGTCGTGTGGCTCTACCGCAAGTATTCGGGCTTTGTTACAGCGCGATTCGCGCGGGATTTAGCGCATCGCGGGGCTAAAGTCAACGTCCCGTATGGTATTCCGCCGCATCCTGGCATACGCCCGGCCGCTCATGGTCAAGATGGTCGTCGGGCTGATCTTCGCGGGCATCGGTTCTGCAGCGACGATCGCCTACTACAAGGTCGGCATGTCGCTCGCGCAAGCCGTCCAGACGCGAAGCCTCACCGAACTGTTCCTGACGCTCGTCGCTTTTCTCGCCCTTAACCTGGTGAAGAACGCCTCATCGTACGCGGGCAGCTACACGATCACGTCGGTCGGTCAACAGGCGGTCGCCAAAGTGCGATCCGACCTGTTCGCGCGCATCCAGTATCTGCCGCTCCAGATATTCGACACGTGGCGCACCGGCGAGCTCATGTCGCGCTTCGACAACGACGTCAACCTGATGGTCGTCGGCGTCTCGTCGATGCCGCTGTTCGTGAGCGCCGCGCTCACGCTCGTCGGTTCGGTCGGCACGATGCTCTACCTCAACTGGAAGCTGACGCTCGTCCTCATCGCGGTGGCGCCGTTCGTGGCGCTCGCCGTGTCGCGCTTCTCGGTGCTCATGCGGCGGACGACGACCGCGTCGCTTTCGCGCATCGCCGACGTCAACGCGATACTCCAGGAGTCGCTCGAGTCGATGCGCGTCGTCAAGGCGTTCGCCCGCGAGCCGTACGAGATGACGCGCTTCACGAACCGCAACGACGCGTATCTCGGCGCGTCGATGAAGTCATCGCAGATCGGGCTGACGCAGACGCCGGTCGTCGACTTCATCGTCACCCTCGGCGTCGCGATCCTCGCCGGCTACTCGTTCCACGAGGTCATCGTCGGCCACCTGACGATCGAGGCGTGGACCGGCTTCTTCACGCTCGCGATCGTCGCGGGAAATCCGGTGAACCAGATCGCGAACTACGTCGGCGACCTCAACAAAGCGATGGTCGGAGCGCGGCGCATCTTCGAGATCCTCGACCTGCCGGTCGAAGTGCCCGATGCGCCCGGCGCGAAGCCGCTGGTCGGCGCGCGCGGCGAGGTCGATCTCGACGACGTCCACTTCGCATACGTCGGCCGCAACGAAGTGCTCAAAGGCGTGACGGCGCACTTCGAGCCCGGTGAAGTCGTCGCGCTCGTCGGGCCGTCGGGCGCAGGCAAGACGACGCTCGTCAATCTCATCCCGCGCTTCTATCGCCCCACGAGCGGTCACGTGCTCGTCGACGGCCACGACATCGCCGGAGTGACGCTCGAATCGCTGCGTTCGTCCATCGCGATCGTTCCACAGGACCCGCAGCTCTTCTCCGACACGATCGAGAACAACATCCGCTATGGACGGCTCGAAGCGACGCAGGAGGAGATCCGCGCTGCCGCTCGTCTCGCGAACGCCGAGGAGTTCATCGCGCGCTTCCCCGAGGGGTATGGTACGAAGGTCGGCGCGCGCGGCATGCGGCTGTCGGGCGGAGAGCGTCAGCGCATCGCGATCGCGCGCGCGATCTTGCGCGACCCGCGGATCCTCATCCTCGACGAAGCGACGTCGTCGCTCGACGCGCAGAGCGAAGCGCTCGTCAACGACGCGCTCGAACATCTCCTCGTCGGCCGGACGACCTTCATCATCGCGCACCGCTTCTCGACGATCCGGCGTGCCTCCACGATCCTCGTGCTCGAGGAAGGCAACGTGGTCGAGCGCGGAACGCACGCCGATCTTGTCACCCGCGGCGGTCTCTACGCGAAGCTGTACGAGACGCAGATCCGCGAACCCGTCGCGCAAGCCGACTAAGCAGTAGTGGTGGGAGCGGTCGACCTTTACGGTCGACCGCCGCGGTGATGTTGGGAGCGGTCGACCTTTACGGTCGACCGCCGCGGTCTCGCATGGAAATGTGCGCAGATCCGGGAGGACTAAGCGATGCGGCCCCAGCGAGCCCCCGCTTCGAGCTTTCGAAAAGCGATGAGCCTCGCGTAGTTCGCGCGCCGTACGCCGCGTCGAAGCCGTTCGAGCAGGCTCACCTGCGAGAACAGCGCGTCGACGGCCGCCAGCGTCGGCGCCCACTCGATCCGCAGCGCATCGACCGTCGGCCGCACCGCTGGCGGATGCTCTCCGTCGAACCGCATGACGTCGGGCCGGAACCGTCCCCAGGCTTGTGCGGCGTCGACGCCGGCGAGCTCGTCGTCGGTAGGAGCGAATCCGGGTTGACCGAGCGAGCTGTAGAGCCGGCTTTTCTCCCATTCCATCCGCGGCGTGACGACGTGCCCGTAATGCCCCCAGACGAACGGG
It encodes the following:
- a CDS encoding deoxyribodipyrimidine photo-lyase; protein product: MTVSIHWFRRDLRLRDNPSLAAANGSSERVYGAYALEDFEPLNDRQRAFAAGCIKQLRSTLDKRDASLTVLEGRAAEALTSMAKRLGASAVHVARAYSGREFALQQKMGETLGASGIAFHVHRGHAVQEPETIAERKAGGATGYRVFPPFYDIWKSIGVDFATPESSCTARDPSPGPLPEPPSPLAVPPGEEAGTNQLTRFVSARLADYAVNGEYPARNATSGLGPYLRFGCVSSRTVYRAVAERMSRSWTLAQERMSMEAYFRRLALADFFTHLASFDRTLHDEALQEKMRSFGWSTDAGKLEAWLEGRTGYPFVDAAMRQLRKEGHVHQRAGIAAASFCCFDLGLDWRVGRDAWMRASIEADEALCDGNWQWIAGVGSDQAAYPRIYNPEKQARHFDAQAMYVRRYCPELTRLPTRAALAPWQLERTQQVELGFFSPDDYPRPIVDHEEAAREFLARYEAHQAKAGGS
- a CDS encoding cytochrome c, whose product is MKKLLAVLTVVLASGAIVAACSGSSSSDNSSSSSSATAAATDMSAATAAPMTKSTLPIPLAKLKSMTVASGNVAAGKAVFDSNCMSCHGAGAKNQGGPGPTLAGTGIKAGQVAFMVRNPAAIDPESGMPKLPITDKQLADVSAYVASLK
- a CDS encoding ABC transporter ATP-binding protein; the encoded protein is MVFRRILAYARPLMVKMVVGLIFAGIGSAATIAYYKVGMSLAQAVQTRSLTELFLTLVAFLALNLVKNASSYAGSYTITSVGQQAVAKVRSDLFARIQYLPLQIFDTWRTGELMSRFDNDVNLMVVGVSSMPLFVSAALTLVGSVGTMLYLNWKLTLVLIAVAPFVALAVSRFSVLMRRTTTASLSRIADVNAILQESLESMRVVKAFAREPYEMTRFTNRNDAYLGASMKSSQIGLTQTPVVDFIVTLGVAILAGYSFHEVIVGHLTIEAWTGFFTLAIVAGNPVNQIANYVGDLNKAMVGARRIFEILDLPVEVPDAPGAKPLVGARGEVDLDDVHFAYVGRNEVLKGVTAHFEPGEVVALVGPSGAGKTTLVNLIPRFYRPTSGHVLVDGHDIAGVTLESLRSSIAIVPQDPQLFSDTIENNIRYGRLEATQEEIRAAARLANAEEFIARFPEGYGTKVGARGMRLSGGERQRIAIARAILRDPRILILDEATSSLDAQSEALVNDALEHLLVGRTTFIIAHRFSTIRRASTILVLEEGNVVERGTHADLVTRGGLYAKLYETQIREPVAQAD
- a CDS encoding NTP transferase domain-containing protein produces the protein MLDAVITAGGRLSPDAAARFGSDVKALVRVNGKPMIATVVDALRATPGIGRIAVVGPSAARSAAPGVDQWIDEFSTGEENLIAAVGAAQTERIVMSASDLPFVTPASYASLIEKTGPDVDAGYPVFGRDEFLRAYPRGRKHFATLADGEWTGASAFVLNRSPLVKDDRMIRRAFGARKSLLALALLLGPALLFKFLFKTLTLADVEQRAGALLGAKVRAVRGADPALAMDCDDPIDFAYAHAEEAKVG
- a CDS encoding MFS transporter, translated to MAAALKRLGSQAVLSAFWFAWEVHWAALLGAAMQAQTARFVAPGAIGTATAILSGAGAACSIVSQYLAGRASDRAGRRIPFIVAGTLLDVVALFGFALAPSFVSVVFAVFAVQISLNIAGGPYQALIPDKVPRSRQGGASAVMAFYRLAGNAVGLLAAKRLVVQPDPDVPAATVTHGLIMLAIVLSVVLLAALAVTLVGVRDEPAPKADDAASKPAVAWPERVSFVWLVVSRSLVSMGLYLILPFFAFFLRFALHVQSYLQMSLGVLLAMVGFSIIGTVPAYLLADRVSKKAVMFGALFVLAAGAAVLSQLQSTQYVIAVAIALGIGWGAYYAVDWALACNLLPAGRAGALMAIWNIGASGPQVLSPAVGGVLVDRIGAAANDPGAGYRLVFELLAVYVILGAVALGFVREPSGEGKI